The Hydrogenophaga crocea genome contains a region encoding:
- the pstC gene encoding phosphate ABC transporter permease subunit PstC: MPKPSRSSATREQRSEASMLAVARRQQWQDAVFHRLTQAFSLLVLVALVGIIVSLFLNAWPTFKTFGLQFLWTVEWDIVNEQYGAAIAIVGTLISAGIAMLIGVPLAFGIALFLTETCPVWLRRPLGTAIELLAAVPSIIYGMFGLFVFAPVFADYVQVPVRELMMGMPLIGWLFGGAPNGLGILAAGIILAFMVLPFIAAVMRDVFEITPPILRESAYGLGCTTWEVVSKVVLPYTQKGVIGGIMLGLGRALGETMAVTFVIGNANRMPGSLFSPGTSIASVLANEFGEAEGLHFNTLFALAFVLFCITFVVLALAKWMILRTEKAKGA, from the coding sequence ATGCCCAAGCCATCCCGTTCCAGCGCCACACGCGAACAACGCAGCGAGGCGTCCATGCTCGCCGTGGCCCGACGCCAGCAATGGCAGGACGCCGTCTTCCACCGCCTCACCCAGGCCTTCTCGCTGCTGGTGCTCGTGGCGCTGGTCGGCATCATCGTTTCGCTGTTCCTCAACGCCTGGCCCACCTTCAAGACCTTCGGACTCCAATTCCTCTGGACGGTCGAGTGGGACATCGTCAATGAACAATACGGGGCCGCGATCGCCATCGTCGGCACCCTGATCAGCGCGGGCATCGCCATGCTCATCGGCGTGCCGCTGGCCTTCGGCATCGCGCTGTTCCTCACCGAAACCTGCCCGGTGTGGCTGCGCCGCCCGCTGGGCACGGCCATCGAGCTGCTCGCGGCCGTGCCGTCCATCATCTACGGCATGTTCGGCCTGTTCGTGTTCGCGCCCGTGTTCGCCGACTACGTGCAGGTGCCGGTGCGCGAACTGATGATGGGCATGCCCCTGATCGGCTGGCTCTTCGGCGGCGCGCCCAACGGCCTGGGCATCCTGGCCGCGGGCATCATCCTCGCGTTCATGGTGCTGCCCTTCATTGCGGCGGTGATGCGCGACGTGTTCGAGATCACGCCGCCGATCCTGCGCGAATCGGCTTACGGCCTGGGCTGCACGACCTGGGAGGTGGTGTCCAAGGTGGTGCTGCCGTACACGCAGAAGGGCGTGATCGGCGGGATCATGCTGGGCCTGGGCCGCGCGCTCGGCGAGACCATGGCGGTCACCTTCGTGATCGGCAACGCCAACCGCATGCCGGGCTCGCTGTTCTCCCCGGGCACCTCGATCGCCTCGGTGCTGGCCAACGAGTTCGGCGAAGCCGAAGGCCTGCACTTCAACACCCTGTTCGCCCTGGCCTTCGTGCTGTTCTGCATCACCTTCGTGGTGCTGGCGCTGGCCAAGTGGATGATCCTGCGCACCGAAAAGGCCAAGGGCGCCTGA
- a CDS encoding SixA phosphatase family protein, with product MPARGTDLILWRHAEAQEHPDPANGQPGDAQDLARRLTARGEKQAARIGAWLDRQLPEGARIWCSPATRCEQTALALGRRFKTSEAIAPEAGAEALLSLVQWPAGRSPVVVVGHQPTLGRVIARLLSLSQAECSVKKGAVWWLRHRERAGQGQTVIVTVQTPEML from the coding sequence ATGCCGGCGCGCGGGACCGACCTGATCCTGTGGCGCCACGCCGAGGCCCAGGAGCACCCCGACCCGGCCAACGGCCAGCCTGGCGACGCCCAGGACCTCGCGCGCCGCCTCACCGCGCGGGGCGAGAAACAGGCGGCGCGCATCGGTGCCTGGCTCGACCGGCAACTGCCCGAAGGCGCGCGCATCTGGTGCAGCCCGGCCACGCGCTGCGAGCAGACCGCGCTGGCCCTGGGACGGCGCTTCAAGACCAGCGAGGCGATCGCGCCCGAGGCCGGGGCCGAGGCGCTGCTGTCGCTGGTGCAATGGCCCGCGGGGCGCTCGCCCGTGGTGGTGGTGGGCCATCAGCCCACGCTGGGCCGCGTGATCGCGCGGCTGCTGTCGCTGTCGCAGGCCGAGTGTTCGGTGAAGAAGGGTGCGGTCTGGTGGCTGCGCCACCGCGAGCGCGCCGGGCAGGGGCAGACCGTGATCGTCACGGTGCAGACCCCCGAGATGCTCTGA
- the pstA gene encoding phosphate ABC transporter permease PstA — translation MQINQALYKRRQTTNFVGLTLSMGAMALGLVVLLWILWVLFSNGIAGLDANVFTADTPAPGSEGGGLRNALLGSLMIVGLSVLVSTPLGILAGIYLTEYGDNSKVAEFTRFVTDIMLSAPSIVLGLFVYAIAVATTGHFSGYAGSLALALIAIPVVVRTTENMLRLVPGSLREAAFALGAPRWKVSLMVTLRAAKSGVITGLLLAVARISGETAPLLFTALNNQFFSTDMGRPMANLPVVIFQFAMSPYDNWIRLAWAGALIITLTVLVLNILARVFFRDKVKA, via the coding sequence ATGCAAATCAATCAAGCGCTCTACAAACGCCGCCAGACCACGAACTTCGTCGGCCTCACCCTGTCCATGGGGGCCATGGCCCTGGGCCTGGTGGTGCTGCTGTGGATCCTGTGGGTGCTGTTTTCCAATGGCATCGCGGGCCTGGATGCCAACGTCTTCACCGCCGACACGCCCGCACCGGGCTCCGAAGGTGGCGGCCTGCGCAATGCGCTGCTGGGCAGCCTGATGATCGTCGGCCTGTCGGTGCTGGTGTCCACGCCGTTGGGCATCCTCGCGGGCATCTACCTCACCGAATACGGCGACAACAGCAAGGTGGCCGAGTTCACCCGCTTCGTCACCGACATCATGCTGTCGGCCCCGTCCATCGTGCTGGGCCTGTTCGTGTACGCCATCGCGGTCGCCACCACGGGCCACTTCTCGGGCTACGCGGGCAGCCTCGCGCTCGCGCTGATTGCCATCCCGGTGGTGGTGCGCACCACCGAGAACATGCTGCGCCTGGTGCCGGGCAGCCTGCGCGAAGCGGCCTTTGCGCTCGGTGCGCCGCGCTGGAAGGTCTCGCTCATGGTCACGCTGCGCGCGGCCAAGAGCGGCGTGATCACCGGCCTGCTGCTGGCCGTGGCGCGCATCAGCGGCGAGACCGCGCCGCTGCTGTTCACCGCGCTCAACAACCAGTTCTTCAGCACCGACATGGGCCGTCCCATGGCCAACCTGCCCGTGGTGATCTTCCAGTTCGCCATGAGCCCCTACGACAACTGGATCCGCCTGGCCTGGGCCGGCGCCCTGATCATCACGCTCACCGTGCTCGTCCTGAACATCCTGGCGCGCGTGTTCTTCCGCGACAAGGTCAAGGCCTGA
- a CDS encoding Ppx/GppA phosphatase family protein yields the protein MQNGTLLAAIDLGSNSFRLEIGRYHSGHIERVEYLKETVRQGNGLDAEKNLSMAAMQRGWECLARFAERLHGFKKHQVRAVATQTLREARNRDEFLRRAQEVLGFPIEVVSGHEEARLIYQGVSRLLPHSDERRLVVDIGGRSTEMILGVGYTAETLESYRLGSVAWSTRYFPRGQFTSAALKTAEVAAKAVLDEALDRFPPTQWQVAYGSSGTVGAIADMLGSNGWAMGLVTRPGLDWLTDRLLKAGQVDNLRLDGLKDDRRPVLAGGLSVLRAIFDLFGIDQMMPAQGALRHGALYDLIDRESDGGDVRERTVRWLAQRFSADEGQARRVGEVANALFSQIAAPDERDGRYSQKLAWAAQLHEIGTHISHERSHHHGAYILDHVDAPGFSLRELHRMSQLVLGQRGKLRKLEEPLQDELFAKQLLCLRLAVLLCHARQMPEHLDMRLGYKAGAFRLSTPPGWAKRYPQSAWLLGEEVLAWQKTTWKFSADIR from the coding sequence ATGCAAAACGGAACCCTTCTCGCCGCCATCGACCTTGGCTCCAACAGCTTTCGTCTGGAGATCGGCCGCTACCACTCGGGCCATATCGAACGCGTCGAATACCTCAAGGAAACCGTGCGCCAGGGCAATGGCCTGGATGCCGAGAAAAACCTCAGCATGGCTGCCATGCAGCGCGGCTGGGAATGCCTGGCGCGCTTTGCCGAGCGCCTGCATGGCTTCAAGAAGCACCAGGTGCGCGCCGTGGCCACGCAGACGCTGCGCGAGGCGCGCAACCGCGACGAGTTCCTGCGCCGCGCCCAGGAGGTGCTGGGCTTTCCCATCGAGGTGGTCTCGGGCCACGAAGAGGCCCGCCTGATCTACCAGGGCGTGTCGCGGCTGCTGCCGCACTCCGACGAACGCCGCCTGGTGGTCGACATCGGCGGGCGCTCGACCGAGATGATCCTGGGCGTGGGCTACACGGCCGAAACGCTGGAGTCGTACCGGCTGGGCAGCGTGGCCTGGTCGACGCGCTACTTCCCGCGCGGGCAGTTCACGAGCGCGGCGCTCAAGACCGCCGAGGTCGCCGCCAAGGCCGTGCTCGACGAGGCACTGGACCGCTTCCCGCCCACCCAGTGGCAGGTGGCTTACGGCTCCTCGGGTACCGTGGGCGCCATCGCCGACATGCTGGGCAGCAATGGCTGGGCCATGGGCCTGGTGACGCGGCCCGGGCTCGACTGGCTCACCGACCGCCTGCTCAAGGCCGGCCAGGTGGACAACCTGCGCCTGGACGGTCTCAAGGACGACCGCCGCCCGGTGCTTGCGGGCGGCCTGTCGGTGCTGCGCGCCATCTTCGACCTCTTCGGCATCGATCAGATGATGCCGGCCCAGGGCGCGCTGCGCCATGGCGCGCTCTACGACCTGATCGACCGCGAGAGCGACGGCGGCGACGTGCGCGAGCGCACGGTGCGCTGGCTCGCCCAGCGCTTCTCCGCCGACGAGGGCCAGGCGCGGCGCGTGGGCGAGGTGGCCAACGCGCTCTTCTCGCAGATCGCCGCGCCCGACGAGCGCGACGGCCGCTACTCGCAGAAGCTGGCCTGGGCGGCGCAGCTGCACGAGATCGGCACCCACATTTCGCACGAGCGCAGCCACCACCACGGCGCCTACATCCTCGACCACGTGGACGCACCGGGCTTTTCTCTGCGCGAGCTGCACCGCATGAGCCAGCTGGTGCTGGGCCAGCGCGGCAAGCTGCGCAAGCTCGAGGAGCCGCTGCAGGACGAGCTGTTCGCCAAGCAGCTGCTCTGCCTGCGGCTGGCGGTGCTGCTGTGCCATGCGCGCCAGATGCCCGAGCACCTGGACATGCGCCTGGGCTACAAGGCCGGCGCGTTCCGCCTGAGCACGCCGCCGGGCTGGGCCAAGCGCTACCCGCAGTCGGCCTGGCTGCTCGGTGAAGAGGTGCTGGCCTGGCAGAAAACCACCTGGAAGTTCAGCGCCGACATCCGCTGA
- the pstS gene encoding phosphate ABC transporter substrate-binding protein PstS, with the protein MNSKRTLLKALAAAAMATVALGSAHAADITGAGATFPFPIYAKWAEMYKAQTGTGLNYQSIGSSGGLRQIRAKTVAFGASDAPVSGADLDKDGMVQFPAIIGGTVPVFNLEGFAPGSVRISGPVLAEMFLGKITAWNDPKIAALNPGKTFPNTPVTVVHRADGSGTTFNFTDYLSTVSKDWADTVGKGAAVKWPASTSVGGRGNEGVAANVSRTRGAIGYVEYAYAKKNNIPHMALQNADGQFVQPDDKTFAAAAAGVDWFSVPGMGVSMVNAKGKDSWPISTASFILMYKEPADKAQSAEVLKFFDWAFKNGKAAAVELDYVPMPDAVTEQIRSKVWSQVKR; encoded by the coding sequence ATGAACAGCAAACGCACCCTTCTGAAGGCCCTGGCCGCCGCCGCGATGGCCACCGTCGCCCTGGGCTCGGCCCACGCTGCCGACATCACCGGCGCCGGCGCGACCTTCCCGTTCCCGATCTATGCCAAGTGGGCCGAGATGTACAAGGCCCAGACCGGCACGGGTCTGAACTACCAGTCGATCGGTTCGTCGGGCGGCCTGCGCCAGATCCGCGCCAAGACCGTGGCCTTCGGCGCTTCCGACGCGCCCGTGAGCGGCGCCGACCTCGACAAGGACGGCATGGTGCAGTTCCCCGCCATCATCGGCGGCACGGTGCCCGTGTTCAACCTCGAAGGCTTCGCGCCCGGCTCGGTGCGCATCAGCGGCCCGGTGCTGGCCGAGATGTTCCTGGGCAAGATCACCGCCTGGAACGATCCCAAGATCGCCGCGCTCAACCCCGGCAAGACCTTCCCCAACACCCCCGTCACCGTGGTGCACCGCGCCGACGGTTCGGGCACGACCTTCAACTTCACCGACTACCTGAGCACGGTCAGCAAAGACTGGGCCGACACGGTGGGCAAGGGCGCCGCCGTGAAGTGGCCCGCATCCACCTCGGTGGGCGGCCGTGGCAACGAAGGCGTGGCCGCCAACGTGAGCCGCACCCGCGGCGCCATCGGCTACGTGGAATACGCCTACGCCAAGAAGAACAACATCCCGCACATGGCCCTGCAGAACGCCGATGGCCAGTTCGTGCAGCCCGACGACAAGACCTTCGCCGCCGCCGCGGCCGGTGTGGACTGGTTCAGCGTGCCCGGCATGGGCGTGTCCATGGTGAACGCCAAGGGCAAGGACAGCTGGCCCATCAGCACCGCCTCGTTCATCCTCATGTACAAGGAGCCGGCCGACAAGGCGCAGTCGGCCGAGGTGCTCAAGTTCTTCGACTGGGCGTTCAAGAACGGCAAGGCCGCCGCGGTCGAGCTCGACTACGTGCCCATGCCCGACGCCGTGACCGAGCAGATCCGCAGCAAGGTCTGGTCGCAGGTCAAGCGCTGA
- a CDS encoding GNAT family N-acetyltransferase: MDTFPMLHLHHRPLTTPVPATAAAPWSVRWARHLDEVRAAQRLRHAVFAGEMGARLRSPLPGHDIDLFDDYCEHLLVTQAGSDDVIGTYRVLTPAQARRVGSTYSDTEFDLTRLRQVRDRMVELGRSCVHPDHRTGGVILALWSALSGFMQRNGLDVMIGCASVPMHQDGRYAAGLWQRLRQDTLAPIDWQVRPRLPLPIDRIDPAPGVQPPALVKGYLRLGAKVMGPPAWDPDFNVADLPLVMRLQDLAPRHRNHLLGGG; the protein is encoded by the coding sequence ATGGACACCTTCCCCATGCTGCACCTTCACCACCGGCCCCTGACAACGCCGGTACCCGCAACGGCCGCTGCCCCCTGGTCGGTGCGGTGGGCCCGCCACCTCGACGAAGTGCGCGCGGCCCAGCGCCTGCGCCACGCGGTGTTCGCGGGCGAGATGGGCGCGCGCCTGCGCAGCCCGCTGCCCGGCCACGACATCGACCTGTTCGACGACTACTGCGAGCACCTGCTGGTCACCCAGGCCGGCAGCGACGACGTCATCGGCACCTACCGCGTGCTCACCCCCGCGCAGGCGCGCCGCGTGGGCAGCACCTACAGCGACACCGAGTTCGACCTCACGCGGCTGCGCCAGGTGCGCGATCGCATGGTCGAGCTGGGCCGCAGCTGCGTGCACCCCGATCACCGCACGGGCGGCGTGATCCTCGCGCTGTGGAGCGCGCTCAGCGGCTTCATGCAGCGCAACGGGCTCGACGTGATGATCGGTTGCGCGAGCGTGCCCATGCACCAGGACGGCCGCTACGCCGCGGGCCTGTGGCAGCGCCTGCGCCAGGACACGCTGGCCCCGATCGACTGGCAGGTGCGACCGCGCCTGCCGCTGCCGATCGACCGCATCGACCCCGCGCCTGGCGTGCAGCCCCCGGCGCTGGTCAAGGGCTATCTGCGGCTCGGCGCGAAGGTGATGGGCCCGCCCGCCTGGGACCCGGACTTCAACGTCGCCGACCTGCCGCTGGTGATGCGCCTGCAAGACCTCGCGCCGCGCCACCGCAACCACCTGCTGGGGGGCGGCTGA
- a CDS encoding DOMON-like domain-containing protein, with translation MTTPLTLLPHPLSPLIPLLLTVECRPEPRELVLHYRLRGDMRLLRWPAPPGGRADGLWQHTCFEAFVAAEGVSAYHEFNFAPSGQWAHYAFRAERERDSDPDAAPPPLIDRQDQADGMDLIAVIDRRALPHGPWQIGLSAVLEDTLGRLAHLALRHPGDKPDFHNRAGWTLHLPAG, from the coding sequence GTGACCACGCCACTGACCCTTTTGCCCCACCCGCTGTCACCGCTGATCCCGCTGCTGCTGACGGTGGAATGCCGGCCCGAGCCGCGCGAGCTGGTGCTGCATTACCGGCTGCGCGGCGACATGCGCCTGCTGCGCTGGCCGGCACCGCCCGGCGGCCGCGCCGACGGCCTGTGGCAGCACACCTGCTTCGAGGCCTTTGTCGCCGCCGAGGGGGTGTCCGCGTACCACGAGTTCAACTTCGCGCCTTCGGGCCAGTGGGCGCACTACGCCTTTCGCGCCGAACGCGAACGCGACAGCGACCCCGACGCCGCCCCGCCGCCCCTGATCGACCGCCAGGACCAGGCCGACGGGATGGACCTGATCGCGGTGATCGACCGCCGCGCCCTGCCCCACGGCCCCTGGCAGATCGGGCTGAGCGCCGTGCTCGAAGACACGCTCGGCCGCCTCGCGCACCTGGCGCTGCGCCACCCCGGGGACAAACCCGATTTCCACAACCGCGCGGGCTGGACCTTGCACCTGCCCGCGGGCTGA
- the ppk1 gene encoding polyphosphate kinase 1: protein MTGHPNAPRFPLLDRDLSILAFNERVMDWARRTDVPVLERLRYLSIVSSNLDEFFEVRMAPQLAAARINETRGLYTAETFQALSARVHELVSQQYAIYNDEVLPALEKKGIKIVAHSERNSRQRRHVREIFVNEVQPLLMPVGLDPAHPFPQVANKSLNFIVRLSGKDAFGRENEIAIVKVPRILPRFFRLPSVKGSRQVHFVSISSLIRTHLGDLFPGRQVTEFSQFRVTRHSDLAVDEEEVKNLRTALRKGLQQRHYGQALRLEVSAGASEFLSDFLLEQFGLPEASLYRVPGPVNLVRLNQLIDKIDAPELRFEPYLPGWPQQLTPGQSFFERLQQGDVLIHQPYESFDAVLSFLREAVEDPDVLAIKQTIYRTGAKSELMDLLREAVRRGKEVTAVVELKARFDEEANINYAERLESVGAQVVYGVVGLKTHAKMLLITRREATGLRRYAHLSTGNYNPGTARVYTDLSMLTADETLTADVDQIFLHLASQNRLGRLNQALMAPFLLHKALLDKLAAAGEAAARGEEARVTLKMNALTDEALARALAAASQQGVKIDLIVRGACVLPAGVPGFTDNVRVRSVIGRLLEHSRVFHFRVGANEEVWLSSADWMNRNMLRRVELAWPVTDPALRQRVIDECLIAYLQDTRDAWLLQPDGRYVPAGAAGGRGRTHAQSAQSSLMHRYGHKG from the coding sequence ATGACCGGCCACCCGAATGCCCCCAGGTTCCCGCTGCTCGACCGCGACCTCAGCATCCTTGCCTTCAACGAGCGCGTGATGGACTGGGCGCGTCGCACCGACGTGCCCGTGCTCGAGCGCCTGCGCTACCTGAGCATCGTCTCGAGCAACCTCGACGAGTTCTTCGAGGTGCGCATGGCGCCGCAGCTCGCGGCCGCGCGCATCAACGAGACCCGCGGCCTCTACACCGCCGAGACCTTCCAGGCCCTGTCGGCCCGCGTGCACGAACTCGTGTCCCAGCAGTACGCGATCTACAACGACGAGGTGCTGCCCGCGCTCGAGAAGAAGGGCATCAAGATCGTGGCGCACAGCGAGCGCAATTCACGCCAGCGCCGCCACGTGCGCGAGATCTTCGTCAACGAGGTGCAACCGCTGCTCATGCCCGTGGGCCTGGACCCTGCGCACCCGTTCCCGCAGGTGGCCAACAAGTCGCTCAACTTCATCGTGCGGCTCTCGGGCAAGGACGCCTTCGGCCGCGAGAACGAAATCGCGATCGTGAAGGTGCCGCGCATCCTGCCGCGCTTCTTCCGGCTGCCCTCGGTCAAGGGCTCGCGGCAGGTGCACTTCGTGTCCATCTCCAGCCTGATCCGCACCCACCTGGGCGACCTGTTCCCGGGCCGCCAGGTCACCGAGTTCTCGCAGTTCCGCGTCACGCGCCATTCGGACCTCGCGGTGGACGAGGAAGAGGTGAAGAACCTGCGCACCGCGCTGCGCAAGGGGCTGCAGCAGCGCCATTACGGCCAGGCGCTGCGGCTCGAGGTGTCGGCCGGTGCATCCGAATTCCTGTCCGACTTCCTGCTCGAGCAGTTCGGCCTGCCCGAGGCCAGCCTGTACCGCGTGCCCGGCCCGGTCAACCTGGTGCGGCTCAACCAGCTCATCGACAAGATCGACGCGCCCGAGCTGCGCTTCGAGCCCTACCTGCCGGGCTGGCCCCAGCAGCTCACGCCGGGGCAGTCGTTCTTCGAGCGGCTGCAGCAGGGCGACGTGCTGATCCACCAGCCCTACGAGAGCTTCGACGCGGTGCTGTCCTTCCTGCGCGAAGCGGTCGAAGACCCGGACGTGCTCGCGATCAAGCAGACCATCTACCGCACCGGCGCCAAGAGCGAGCTCATGGACCTGCTGCGCGAGGCCGTGCGCCGCGGCAAGGAAGTGACCGCGGTGGTCGAACTCAAGGCCCGCTTCGACGAAGAGGCCAACATCAACTACGCCGAGCGGCTCGAGTCCGTGGGGGCGCAGGTGGTCTATGGCGTGGTGGGCCTGAAGACCCACGCCAAGATGCTGCTCATCACGCGCCGCGAGGCCACGGGCCTGCGCCGCTACGCGCACCTGTCCACCGGCAACTACAACCCGGGCACGGCGCGCGTCTACACCGACCTCAGCATGCTCACGGCCGACGAAACGCTCACCGCCGACGTCGACCAGATCTTCCTGCACCTGGCGAGCCAGAACCGGCTGGGCCGGCTCAACCAGGCGCTGATGGCGCCGTTCCTGCTGCACAAGGCCCTGCTCGACAAGCTCGCCGCCGCGGGCGAGGCGGCCGCGCGCGGCGAGGAGGCGCGCGTGACGCTCAAGATGAACGCGCTCACCGACGAAGCGCTCGCGCGCGCCCTGGCCGCGGCCTCGCAGCAGGGCGTGAAGATCGACCTGATCGTGCGCGGCGCCTGCGTGCTGCCCGCGGGCGTACCGGGCTTCACCGACAACGTGCGCGTGCGCTCGGTGATCGGCCGCCTGCTCGAACACTCGCGCGTGTTCCATTTCCGGGTCGGCGCGAACGAAGAGGTCTGGCTGTCGAGCGCCGACTGGATGAATCGCAACATGCTGCGGCGCGTGGAGCTCGCCTGGCCCGTGACCGACCCGGCGCTGCGCCAGCGGGTGATCGACGAATGCCTGATCGCCTACCTGCAGGACACGCGCGATGCCTGGCTGCTGCAGCCCGACGGCCGCTACGTGCCCGCGGGAGCGGCGGGCGGGCGCGGCCGCACGCACGCGCAATCGGCGCAAAGCAGCCTGATGCACCGCTATGGCCACAAGGGATGA
- a CDS encoding glycosyltransferase, whose amino-acid sequence MKILIVTDAWTPHTHGLVMALTELVRQLQADGHEPQVLHPGLFRHRAGPGWLGMDLALLPGRALLRLMREAAPDAIHIATEGPLGWAARRICLAQGWGFTSAWWLRLPQRLRRGLRLPAPWTAALLRHFHRPAQRVLAGSQAQADALQAAGLAQARAWVAGVDTRLFAPARGTSSRQPHGPLGPLAHPVSLYVGAVALDQRVEDFLRLDVPGCKLVCGAGPDQPALRQRYPNVHWLGFLPRAALAAVYASADVLVHPGRGEEPPATVLEALACGTPVAAYPTEVLLQLIGQTRAAALHDDLREAWHEALRIGRHEARAGALRFAWPRAAERFVHELHRLDRRTDATAAATPFKIMQA is encoded by the coding sequence ATGAAGATCCTGATCGTCACCGACGCCTGGACGCCCCACACGCACGGCCTGGTCATGGCGCTGACCGAGCTGGTGCGCCAGTTGCAGGCCGACGGCCACGAGCCGCAGGTGCTGCACCCGGGCCTGTTCCGCCACCGCGCCGGCCCGGGCTGGCTGGGCATGGACCTCGCGCTGCTGCCGGGCCGGGCGTTGCTGCGCCTGATGCGCGAGGCCGCGCCCGACGCCATCCACATCGCCACCGAGGGGCCGCTGGGCTGGGCCGCGCGCCGCATCTGTCTGGCGCAGGGCTGGGGCTTCACCAGCGCGTGGTGGCTGCGGCTGCCACAGCGCCTGCGGCGCGGCCTGCGGCTGCCGGCGCCCTGGACCGCGGCCCTGCTGCGCCATTTCCACCGGCCGGCGCAACGCGTGCTCGCGGGCAGCCAGGCCCAGGCCGACGCGCTGCAGGCGGCCGGGCTGGCGCAGGCGCGCGCCTGGGTGGCGGGCGTGGACACGCGCCTGTTCGCGCCGGCGCGCGGCACGTCCAGCCGGCAGCCGCACGGACCGCTGGGCCCGCTCGCACACCCGGTGAGCCTGTACGTGGGCGCCGTCGCGCTGGACCAGCGGGTCGAAGACTTTCTGCGCCTGGACGTGCCGGGCTGCAAGCTGGTCTGCGGCGCCGGCCCCGACCAGCCGGCCCTGCGCCAGCGCTACCCCAACGTGCACTGGCTGGGCTTTTTGCCGCGCGCCGCGCTGGCCGCGGTGTACGCCTCGGCCGACGTGCTGGTGCACCCCGGGCGCGGCGAAGAACCGCCGGCCACCGTGCTCGAAGCGCTGGCCTGTGGCACACCGGTCGCGGCCTATCCCACCGAGGTGCTGCTGCAGCTCATCGGCCAGACCCGCGCCGCCGCCCTGCACGACGACCTGCGCGAGGCCTGGCACGAGGCGCTGCGCATCGGCCGCCACGAGGCGCGCGCCGGTGCGCTGCGCTTCGCGTGGCCGCGCGCGGCCGAGCGTTTCGTGCACGAACTGCACCGGCTCGATCGGCGCACCGACGCGACTGCCGCGGCCACACCTTTCAAGATAATGCAGGCATGA
- a CDS encoding UDP-2,3-diacylglucosamine diphosphatase, translating to MRSAFDLMGGWAARASLREGTPAAPVPLAIDADADDGTPDGPERARYRAVFISDLHLGTAGCQAVELLEFLKQHPSETLYLVGDIIDGWQLRRKWFWPQAHNDVVQKLLRRSRKGCRVVFVPGNHDEFARQFDGHHFGGIEVANEAVHVTADGRRLWVVHGDHFDGVIQCAKWLAYLGDNAYEFLLRMNRHLNSLRARMGLPYWSLSQYLKHKVKKALNYVMDFERAVAAEARSRGYQGVVCGHIHRPEMRTIDGTLYCNDGDWVESLSALVEHLDGRLELVHWAPGALPGLLAPAGAQGLPEMSA from the coding sequence ATGCGCTCGGCCTTCGACCTGATGGGCGGCTGGGCGGCGCGTGCCAGCCTGCGCGAGGGCACGCCGGCCGCGCCGGTGCCCCTGGCCATCGACGCCGACGCCGACGACGGCACCCCCGACGGCCCGGAGCGTGCGCGCTACCGGGCCGTGTTCATTTCGGACCTGCACCTGGGCACCGCGGGCTGCCAGGCCGTGGAACTGCTCGAGTTCCTCAAGCAGCACCCGAGCGAAACGCTGTACCTGGTCGGCGACATCATCGATGGCTGGCAACTGCGCCGCAAATGGTTCTGGCCGCAGGCCCACAACGACGTGGTGCAGAAGCTGCTGCGGCGCTCGCGCAAGGGCTGCCGCGTGGTGTTCGTGCCGGGCAACCACGACGAATTCGCGCGCCAGTTCGACGGCCACCACTTCGGCGGCATCGAAGTCGCGAACGAGGCGGTGCACGTCACGGCCGACGGCCGCCGGCTCTGGGTGGTGCACGGCGACCACTTCGACGGCGTGATCCAGTGCGCCAAGTGGCTGGCCTACCTGGGCGACAACGCCTACGAGTTCCTGCTGCGCATGAACCGCCACCTCAATTCGCTGCGCGCCCGCATGGGCCTGCCGTACTGGTCGCTGTCGCAGTACCTCAAGCACAAGGTGAAGAAGGCGCTGAACTACGTGATGGACTTCGAGCGCGCCGTGGCCGCCGAAGCGCGCTCGCGCGGCTACCAGGGTGTGGTCTGCGGCCACATCCACCGGCCCGAGATGCGCACCATCGACGGCACGCTGTACTGCAATGACGGCGACTGGGTGGAGAGCCTGTCGGCCCTGGTCGAGCACCTCGACGGCCGGCTCGAACTGGTGCACTGGGCGCCCGGCGCCTTGCCCGGCCTGCTGGCCCCGGCCGGGGCGCAAGGGCTGCCGGAAATGAGCGCCTGA